A genomic region of Streptomyces rimosus contains the following coding sequences:
- the ruvA gene encoding Holliday junction branch migration protein RuvA, whose product MIAFVSGPVAALAPDTAVVEVGGIGMAVQCTPGTLSGLRVGQQAKLATSLVVREDSLTLYGFADDDERQTFELLQTASGVGPRLAQAMLAVHSPDTLRLAVANGDEKTLTAVPGIGKKGAQKLLLELKDRLGAPVGTGAAGVGSAVTAGWSDQLHAALIGLGYATREADEAVSAVAPQAEAALAEGAAPQVSQLLKAALQSLNRAR is encoded by the coding sequence ATGATCGCCTTCGTCTCCGGCCCGGTCGCGGCCCTGGCACCGGACACCGCCGTCGTGGAGGTGGGCGGTATCGGCATGGCCGTGCAGTGCACCCCCGGCACCCTGTCCGGACTGCGCGTCGGCCAGCAGGCCAAACTGGCCACCTCCCTCGTCGTACGGGAAGACTCGCTCACCCTGTACGGCTTCGCCGACGACGACGAGCGGCAGACGTTCGAGCTGCTGCAGACCGCCAGCGGCGTGGGCCCGCGGCTGGCGCAGGCCATGCTCGCGGTGCACTCCCCGGACACGCTGCGCCTCGCCGTCGCCAACGGCGACGAGAAGACGCTCACGGCCGTGCCCGGCATCGGCAAGAAGGGCGCCCAGAAGCTGCTGCTGGAGCTGAAGGACCGGCTCGGCGCCCCCGTCGGCACGGGCGCAGCGGGCGTCGGGAGCGCCGTGACGGCGGGGTGGAGCGACCAGCTGCACGCCGCGCTGATCGGCCTCGGGTACGCCACCCGCGAGGCCGACGAAGCGGTGTCCGCCGTCGCGCCGCAGGCCGAGGCGGCGCTCGCCGAGGGCGCGGCGCCGCAGGTGTCGCAGCTGCTCAAGGCGGCCCTCCAGTCGCTGAACCGGGCCCGGTGA
- the ruvB gene encoding Holliday junction branch migration DNA helicase RuvB translates to MNWDEPTELQGGTEQRDRLVGSDADGEDTAVEAALRPKDLGEFVGQERVREQLDLVLRAARARGATADHVLLSGAPGLGKTTLSMIIAAEMGAPIRITSGPAIQHAGDLAAILSSLQEGEVLFLDEIHRMSRPAEEMLYMAMEDFRVDVIVGKGPGATAIPLELPPFTLVGATTRAGLLPPPLRDRFGFTGHMEFYAPGELERVIHRSAELLDVHIEAEGAAEIAGRSRGTPRIANRLLRRVRDYAQVKADGVITRETAAQALDVYEVDGRGLDRLDRAVLTVLLKLFGGGPVGLSTLAVAVGEERETVEEVAEPFLVREGLLARTPRGRIATPAAWTHLGLTPPHQQAGGTGQQGLFGA, encoded by the coding sequence GTGAACTGGGACGAGCCCACCGAGCTCCAGGGCGGTACGGAGCAGCGCGACCGGCTGGTGGGGTCCGACGCGGACGGCGAGGACACCGCGGTCGAGGCCGCCCTGCGCCCCAAGGACCTGGGGGAGTTCGTCGGCCAGGAGCGGGTGCGCGAACAGCTCGACCTGGTGCTGCGCGCGGCCCGCGCCCGCGGCGCCACCGCCGACCACGTCCTGCTCTCCGGCGCCCCCGGCCTCGGCAAGACCACCCTCTCCATGATCATCGCCGCCGAGATGGGCGCCCCGATCCGCATCACCTCCGGCCCCGCCATCCAGCACGCCGGCGACCTGGCCGCCATCCTGTCCTCCCTCCAGGAGGGCGAGGTGCTCTTCCTCGACGAGATCCACCGGATGTCCCGGCCCGCCGAGGAAATGCTCTACATGGCCATGGAGGACTTCCGCGTCGACGTGATCGTCGGCAAGGGCCCCGGAGCCACCGCCATCCCCCTGGAACTGCCGCCCTTCACCCTGGTCGGCGCCACCACCCGGGCCGGGCTGCTGCCCCCGCCGCTGCGCGACCGCTTCGGCTTCACCGGCCACATGGAGTTCTACGCCCCCGGCGAACTGGAACGCGTCATCCACCGCTCCGCCGAACTGCTCGACGTGCACATAGAAGCCGAGGGTGCCGCGGAGATCGCCGGGCGCTCCCGCGGCACCCCGCGCATCGCCAACCGCCTGCTGCGCCGCGTGCGCGACTACGCCCAGGTCAAGGCGGACGGCGTGATCACCCGCGAGACCGCGGCCCAGGCCCTGGACGTCTACGAGGTCGACGGCCGCGGCCTGGACCGCCTGGACCGGGCGGTGCTGACCGTGCTGCTCAAGCTGTTCGGCGGCGGCCCGGTGGGCCTGTCCACCCTGGCCGTCGCGGTGGGGGAGGAGCGTGAGACCGTCGAGGAGGTCGCCGAACCGTTCCTCGTACGGGAGGGCCTGCTCGCCCGCACCCCCCGGGGCCGCATCGCCACCCCCGCCGCCTGGACCCACCTGGGCCTGACCCCGCCCCACCAGCAGGCAGGCGGAACCGGGCAGCAGGGCCTCTTCGGGGCGTGA
- the yajC gene encoding preprotein translocase subunit YajC codes for MSIVTLLPFIVLIGAMFLMTRSAKKKQQQAAQMRDEMQPGTGIRTIGGMYATVKEIHDDTVLLEVAPGVHALYAKNAVGAVLADEEYNRILDGAEGKDHPVVPDDASSLTEAAPAATAADDKADDKAANLDKSPKADLTKSEPAADAKDAEKAQDAEPAEKTEAADEAGTGTQAGKADKKDGGADAK; via the coding sequence GTGAGTATCGTGACTCTCCTCCCCTTCATCGTCCTCATCGGGGCCATGTTCCTGATGACCCGCTCCGCCAAGAAGAAGCAGCAGCAGGCGGCGCAGATGCGCGACGAGATGCAGCCCGGCACCGGCATCCGGACGATTGGGGGCATGTACGCCACCGTCAAGGAGATCCACGACGACACCGTCCTCCTTGAGGTGGCCCCGGGCGTGCACGCCCTCTACGCCAAGAACGCGGTCGGCGCCGTCCTCGCGGACGAGGAGTACAACCGCATCCTCGACGGCGCCGAGGGCAAGGACCACCCGGTCGTCCCGGACGACGCCTCCTCGCTGACCGAGGCCGCCCCGGCCGCCACCGCCGCGGACGACAAGGCCGACGACAAGGCCGCGAACCTGGACAAGTCGCCGAAGGCCGACCTCACCAAGTCCGAGCCCGCCGCCGACGCGAAGGACGCCGAGAAGGCCCAGGACGCCGAGCCGGCGGAGAAGACCGAGGCCGCCGACGAGGCCGGCACCGGCACGCAGGCCGGCAAGGCCGACAAGAAGGACGGCGGCGCCGACGCGAAGTAG
- the secD gene encoding protein translocase subunit SecD — MAAPKKGRRSPGGQGRPGRTLVLIVIAMVALVGGMFASGTSTPRLGIDLAGGTSFTLQARNQPGKPNAINETNMKTAAGIMERRVNGLGVSEAEVQTQGTNHIVVNIPKGTDAKQARQQVGTTAQLGFRPVLTATTGAKTPSATPSPSASSGKKGDDKKDDKKDDKKDGEKAEGKPSATPSASNTTQGRAVTSALKKGPAETPSASGSPSAKPSDSASPQPSTGGDQIPAALQKQLADLDCSTPQARSQASEKAANAKPTDQVVSCKEDGTQKYALGPVAVEGTDVKDASAVFEAQSGQGWIVQMDFTGAGGKKFADVTGKLAAKPQPQNQFAIVLDGQTISAPSVSKAIPGGQATISGGFTQQSAEDLANMLSYGALPLSFKIADETTVTAALGGEQLEAGLIAGAIGLALVIVYLVAYYRGLALVALASLAVSAILTYTIMTLLGPAIGFALNLPAVCGAIVAIGITADSFIVYFERIRDEIREGRTLRPAVERGWPRARRTILVSDFVSFLAAFVLFIVTVGKVKGFAFTLGLTTLLDVVVVFFFTKPLMTLLARRKFFANGHPWSGLDPKRLGAKPPLRRRRTTAPTETKEA; from the coding sequence GTGGCAGCACCGAAAAAGGGCCGCAGGTCTCCTGGGGGCCAGGGAAGGCCGGGGCGCACCCTGGTCCTGATCGTGATCGCCATGGTGGCGCTGGTCGGCGGCATGTTCGCCTCCGGGACCTCGACGCCCAGGCTGGGCATCGACCTCGCGGGCGGCACGAGCTTCACGCTCCAGGCGCGCAACCAGCCCGGCAAGCCCAACGCGATCAACGAGACCAACATGAAGACCGCCGCGGGCATCATGGAGCGGCGGGTCAACGGTCTCGGTGTGTCCGAGGCCGAGGTCCAGACCCAGGGCACCAACCACATCGTCGTCAACATCCCCAAGGGGACGGACGCGAAGCAGGCCCGCCAGCAGGTCGGTACCACCGCTCAGCTCGGCTTCCGGCCGGTGCTGACCGCCACCACCGGTGCGAAGACGCCGTCGGCCACCCCGAGCCCCTCCGCGAGCAGCGGCAAGAAGGGCGACGACAAGAAGGACGACAAGAAGGACGACAAGAAGGACGGCGAGAAGGCGGAAGGCAAGCCCTCCGCGACGCCGTCCGCGAGCAACACCACCCAGGGCCGCGCCGTGACCAGCGCCCTCAAGAAGGGCCCGGCCGAGACGCCGAGCGCCTCCGGCAGCCCCTCGGCCAAGCCGAGCGACTCCGCGTCGCCGCAGCCCTCCACCGGCGGGGACCAGATTCCGGCCGCGCTGCAGAAGCAGCTCGCCGACCTGGACTGCTCCACCCCCCAGGCGCGCTCGCAGGCCAGCGAGAAGGCCGCCAACGCCAAGCCCACCGACCAGGTCGTCTCCTGCAAGGAGGACGGCACACAGAAGTACGCGCTGGGCCCGGTCGCCGTCGAGGGCACCGACGTCAAGGACGCCTCCGCGGTGTTCGAGGCCCAGTCGGGCCAGGGCTGGATCGTCCAGATGGACTTCACCGGCGCCGGCGGCAAGAAGTTCGCGGACGTCACCGGCAAGCTCGCCGCCAAGCCGCAGCCGCAGAACCAGTTCGCCATCGTGCTCGACGGCCAGACCATCTCCGCCCCGTCGGTCAGCAAGGCCATCCCCGGCGGACAGGCCACCATCTCCGGCGGCTTCACCCAGCAGTCCGCCGAGGACCTGGCGAACATGCTGTCCTACGGTGCCCTGCCGCTCTCCTTCAAGATCGCCGACGAGACCACGGTCACCGCGGCGCTCGGCGGCGAGCAGCTGGAGGCGGGCCTGATCGCGGGCGCCATCGGCCTCGCGCTGGTCATCGTCTACCTGGTCGCCTACTACCGGGGCCTGGCGCTGGTCGCGCTGGCGAGCCTCGCGGTCTCCGCGATCCTGACGTACACGATCATGACGTTGCTGGGCCCGGCCATCGGCTTCGCGCTGAACCTGCCGGCCGTCTGCGGCGCCATCGTCGCCATCGGCATCACCGCCGACTCCTTCATCGTCTACTTCGAACGCATCCGGGACGAGATCCGCGAGGGCCGCACCCTGCGCCCGGCCGTCGAACGCGGCTGGCCGCGGGCCCGGCGCACGATCCTGGTCTCCGACTTCGTGTCGTTCCTGGCCGCGTTCGTGCTGTTCATCGTCACCGTCGGCAAGGTGAAGGGCTTCGCGTTCACGCTGGGCCTGACCACCCTCCTGGACGTCGTCGTGGTCTTCTTCTTCACCAAGCCCCTGATGACCCTGCTGGCCCGGCGCAAGTTCTTCGCCAACGGCCACCCCTGGTCCGGACTGGACCCCAAGCGCCTGGGCGCCAAGCCGCCGCTGCGCCGCCGTCGCACCACCGCCCCCACCGAGACGAAGGAGGCGTGA
- the secF gene encoding protein translocase subunit SecF, with amino-acid sequence MSKLGNIGARLYRGEVGYDFIGKRKIWYGISILITITAIVGLAVRGLNMGIEFSGGAVFTTPKTSVSSSEAEHKAEAAAEGHQAVVQKLGNGGLRIQISELDTEQSVPVQEALAKDLNVPVKDINTQLVGPSWGEEIANKAWMGLGIFMVLVVIYLAIAFEWRMALAALIALIHDLTITVGVYALVGFEVTPGTVIGLLTILGYSLYDTVVVFDSLKEASRDATKQTRFTYSELANRSINSTLVRSINTTVVALLPVAGLLFVGGGLLGAGMLNDISLALFVGLAAGAYSSIFIATPLVADLKERDPAMKALAKRVRQKRAAAAAKAGGAERPEGAAADAVDEDGPQDADDAEDTAAAGSGMVGQRHQPASRGRGRGRPSGKRR; translated from the coding sequence ATGTCGAAGCTCGGCAACATCGGCGCCCGGCTCTACCGCGGTGAGGTCGGTTACGACTTCATCGGCAAGCGGAAGATCTGGTACGGCATCTCGATCCTGATCACCATCACGGCCATCGTCGGCCTGGCGGTGCGCGGCCTGAACATGGGCATCGAGTTCTCCGGCGGCGCGGTCTTCACCACGCCGAAGACGAGCGTGTCCTCCTCCGAGGCGGAGCACAAGGCCGAGGCCGCGGCCGAGGGCCACCAGGCCGTGGTGCAAAAGCTCGGCAACGGCGGTCTGCGCATCCAGATCAGCGAGCTGGACACCGAACAGTCCGTGCCGGTGCAGGAGGCCCTGGCCAAGGACCTGAACGTCCCGGTCAAGGACATCAACACCCAGCTCGTCGGCCCCAGCTGGGGCGAGGAGATCGCCAACAAGGCGTGGATGGGCCTGGGGATCTTCATGGTCCTCGTGGTCATCTACCTGGCCATCGCCTTCGAGTGGCGGATGGCGCTGGCGGCCCTGATCGCGCTGATCCACGACCTGACGATCACCGTCGGCGTGTACGCGCTGGTCGGCTTCGAGGTCACCCCGGGCACCGTCATCGGTCTGCTGACGATCCTCGGTTACTCGCTCTACGACACCGTCGTGGTCTTCGACAGCCTCAAGGAAGCGTCGAGGGACGCCACCAAGCAGACCCGCTTCACCTACAGCGAGCTGGCCAACCGCAGCATCAACTCGACCCTGGTGCGGTCCATCAACACCACGGTCGTGGCGCTGCTGCCGGTCGCCGGTCTGCTGTTCGTCGGTGGCGGTCTGCTCGGCGCCGGGATGCTCAACGACATCTCGCTCGCCCTGTTCGTCGGCCTGGCGGCCGGCGCGTACTCCTCGATCTTCATCGCGACCCCGCTGGTCGCCGACCTCAAGGAGCGCGACCCGGCCATGAAGGCGCTGGCCAAGCGGGTGCGCCAGAAGCGTGCCGCGGCCGCCGCCAAGGCCGGCGGGGCGGAGCGGCCGGAGGGCGCCGCGGCGGACGCCGTGGACGAGGACGGCCCGCAGGACGCGGACGACGCCGAGGACACGGCGGCGGCCGGCAGCGGCATGGTCGGCCAGCGCCACCAGCCCGCGTCCCGGGGCCGCGGCCGCGGCCGCCCGTCGGGCAAGCGCCGGTGA
- a CDS encoding adenine phosphoribosyltransferase — MSAPEGLRELLLSRIADVPDYPKPGVVFKDITPLLADPAAFGALTDAFAALCERYAADKVVGLEARGFILAAPVAVRAGIGFVPVRKAGKLPGATLRQAYDLEYGTAEIEIHADALKPGDRVLVIDDVLATGGTAEASLELIRRAGAEVAGVAVLLELGFLAGRQRLEAGLKGAPAEALITV; from the coding sequence GTGAGCGCCCCCGAGGGCCTGCGGGAGCTGCTGCTCAGCCGTATCGCGGACGTGCCCGACTATCCGAAGCCCGGCGTGGTCTTCAAGGACATCACGCCGCTGCTCGCCGACCCGGCCGCCTTCGGCGCGCTGACCGACGCGTTCGCCGCGCTGTGCGAGCGGTACGCGGCCGACAAGGTCGTGGGCCTGGAGGCGCGCGGGTTCATCCTGGCCGCTCCGGTGGCCGTACGGGCCGGCATCGGCTTCGTGCCCGTACGCAAGGCGGGCAAGCTGCCCGGGGCGACGCTCCGGCAGGCGTACGACCTGGAATACGGCACGGCCGAGATCGAGATCCACGCCGATGCCCTCAAGCCGGGCGACCGGGTGCTGGTCATCGACGACGTGCTGGCCACCGGCGGTACGGCCGAGGCGTCGCTGGAGCTCATCCGCCGGGCCGGGGCCGAGGTCGCGGGCGTCGCGGTCCTGCTGGAGCTGGGCTTCCTGGCCGGGCGGCAGCGGCTGGAGGCGGGCCTGAAGGGCGCTCCGGCGGAGGCCCTGATCACGGTCTGA
- a CDS encoding RelA/SpoT family protein, with amino-acid sequence MPDEAQPLSPGLRPGASQSAHPDRPGPADAAASGTQKAQKQSDGTGVPRSQPPAVRPAASPVPAKPAPPAYTGRSGSSNRVRARLARLGVQRQSPYNPVLEPLLRIVRSNDPKIEAATLRQVERAYQVAERWHRGQKRKSGDPYITHPLAVTTILAELGMDPATLMAGLLHDTVEDTEYGLDTLRRDFGDQVALLVDGVTKLDKVKFGEAAQAETVRKMVVAMAKDPRVLVIKLADRLHNMRTMRYLKREKQEKKARETLEIYAPLAHRLGMNTIKWELEDLAFAILYPKMYDEIVRLVAERAPKRDEYLAIVTDEVQADLRAARIKATVTGRPKHYYSVYQKMIVRGRDFAEIYDLVGIRVLVDTVRDCYAALGTVHARWNPVPGRFKDYIAMPKFNMYQSLHTTVIGPSGKPVELQIRTFDMHRRAEYGIAAHWKYKQEAVAGASKVRTDVPKNKADGQDTVNDMAWLRQLLDWQKETEDPGEFLESLRFDLSRNEVFVFTPKGDVIALPAGATPVDFAYAVHTEVGHRTIGARVNGRLVPLESTLDNGDLVEVFTSKAPGAGPSRDWLGFVKSPRARNKIRAWFSKERRDEAIEQGKDAIARAMRKQNLPIQRILTGDSLVTLAHEMRYPDISSLYAAIGEGHVTAQSVVQKLVQALGGQDEATEDIAESTPIRPRSKRRSSADPGVVVKGVDDVWVKLARCCTPVPGDPIIGFVTRGNGVSVHRADCVNVDSLSKQPERILDVEWAPTQSSVFLVAIQVEALDRSRLLSDVTRILSDQHVNILSAAVQTSRDRVATSRFTFEMGDPKHLGHVLKAVRSVEGVYDVYRVTSARRP; translated from the coding sequence TTGCCAGACGAGGCCCAGCCGCTTTCTCCCGGACTCCGCCCGGGGGCGTCGCAGTCCGCCCACCCGGACCGGCCCGGCCCCGCGGACGCGGCTGCCTCGGGAACGCAGAAGGCGCAGAAGCAGAGCGACGGCACCGGTGTGCCCCGGTCCCAGCCGCCCGCCGTCCGGCCCGCCGCGTCGCCCGTACCGGCCAAGCCCGCCCCGCCCGCCTACACCGGCCGCTCGGGCTCCTCGAACCGGGTACGGGCCCGCCTGGCCCGCCTCGGCGTGCAGCGGCAGAGCCCGTACAACCCCGTCCTGGAACCGCTGCTGCGGATCGTGCGCAGCAACGACCCCAAGATCGAGGCCGCCACGCTGCGGCAGGTCGAGCGCGCCTACCAGGTCGCCGAGCGCTGGCACCGCGGCCAGAAGCGCAAGAGCGGCGACCCGTACATCACCCACCCCCTCGCCGTCACCACGATCCTCGCCGAGCTGGGCATGGACCCGGCCACCCTCATGGCGGGCCTGCTGCACGACACCGTCGAGGACACCGAATACGGCCTGGACACCCTGCGCCGCGACTTCGGCGACCAGGTCGCGCTGCTGGTGGACGGCGTCACCAAGCTGGACAAGGTCAAGTTCGGCGAGGCCGCGCAGGCCGAGACCGTGCGCAAGATGGTCGTGGCGATGGCCAAGGACCCGCGGGTCCTGGTGATCAAGCTGGCCGACCGGCTGCACAACATGCGCACCATGCGCTACCTCAAGCGCGAGAAGCAGGAGAAGAAGGCCCGCGAGACGCTGGAGATCTACGCTCCGCTGGCGCACCGCCTGGGCATGAACACCATCAAGTGGGAGCTGGAGGACCTCGCCTTCGCGATCCTCTACCCCAAGATGTACGACGAGATCGTGCGGCTCGTAGCCGAGCGCGCCCCCAAGCGGGACGAGTACCTGGCCATAGTGACCGACGAGGTCCAGGCCGACCTGCGCGCGGCGCGCATCAAGGCCACCGTCACCGGGCGGCCCAAGCACTACTACAGCGTCTACCAGAAGATGATCGTGCGGGGCCGCGACTTCGCCGAGATCTACGACCTGGTGGGCATCCGCGTCCTCGTCGACACCGTCCGCGACTGCTACGCGGCGCTCGGCACCGTCCACGCCCGGTGGAACCCGGTCCCGGGGCGGTTCAAGGACTACATCGCGATGCCCAAGTTCAACATGTACCAGTCGCTGCACACGACCGTGATCGGTCCCAGCGGCAAGCCGGTCGAGCTGCAGATCCGTACGTTCGACATGCACCGGCGCGCGGAGTACGGCATCGCCGCGCACTGGAAGTACAAGCAGGAGGCCGTGGCCGGCGCGTCCAAGGTGCGGACCGACGTGCCGAAGAACAAGGCCGACGGCCAAGACACGGTCAACGACATGGCGTGGCTGCGCCAGCTGCTGGACTGGCAGAAGGAGACCGAGGACCCGGGCGAGTTCCTGGAGTCGCTGCGCTTCGACCTGTCCCGCAACGAGGTCTTCGTCTTCACGCCGAAGGGTGACGTCATAGCGCTGCCCGCCGGTGCCACTCCCGTGGACTTCGCGTACGCCGTCCACACCGAGGTCGGCCACCGGACGATAGGCGCCCGGGTCAACGGGCGGCTCGTCCCGCTCGAATCGACCCTGGACAACGGCGACCTCGTGGAGGTCTTCACCTCCAAGGCGCCCGGCGCGGGACCCTCCCGCGACTGGCTGGGCTTCGTGAAGTCCCCGCGCGCCCGCAACAAGATCCGCGCGTGGTTCTCCAAGGAGCGCCGCGACGAGGCCATCGAGCAGGGCAAGGACGCCATCGCCCGCGCGATGCGCAAACAGAACCTGCCGATCCAGCGCATCCTGACCGGCGACTCGCTGGTCACCCTCGCCCACGAGATGCGCTACCCGGACATCTCGTCCCTGTACGCCGCCATCGGCGAGGGCCATGTCACGGCGCAGAGCGTCGTACAGAAGCTGGTCCAGGCGCTCGGCGGGCAGGACGAGGCGACCGAGGACATCGCCGAGTCCACCCCGATCCGCCCGCGCTCCAAGCGGCGCTCCAGCGCCGACCCGGGCGTGGTGGTCAAGGGCGTCGACGACGTGTGGGTGAAGCTGGCCCGCTGCTGTACGCCGGTGCCGGGCGACCCGATCATCGGCTTCGTCACCCGCGGCAACGGCGTCTCGGTGCACCGCGCCGACTGCGTCAACGTCGACTCGCTGTCCAAGCAGCCGGAACGCATCCTCGACGTCGAGTGGGCGCCCACCCAGTCCTCGGTCTTCCTGGTCGCCATCCAGGTCGAGGCGCTGGACCGCTCCCGGCTGCTGTCGGACGTCACGCGCATCCTCTCCGACCAGCACGTCAACATCCTGTCCGCGGCCGTCCAGACCTCCCGCGACCGGGTGGCCACCTCCCGCTTCACCTTCGAGATGGGCGACCCGAAGCATCTGGGGCACGTCCTGAAGGCGGTACGGAGCGTGGAGGGCGTGTACGACGTGTACCGGGTGACGTCGGCGCGCAGGCCGTAA
- a CDS encoding DUF349 domain-containing protein encodes MSSDPWGRVDETGTVYVRTADGEQVVGSWQAGTPEEALAYFERKYEGLVVEIGLLERRVRTTDLSAKDAMAAIGHLRQQIDEHHAVGDLDALRKRLDQLVADVEARREERKAQKARQSDEARQAKEKLVAEAEELAASEQWRAAGERLRALVDSWKSLPRLDRKSDDELWHRFSHARSAFSKRRKAHFASLDAQREEARKTKERLVAEAEALSGSTDWGPTAARYRELMADWKAAGRAQREHEDDLWNRFRGAQDIFFQARSEVFAERDAEQRENLTRKEELVAEAEKLLPVQDLKAARAAFRSINERWEAIGHVPRDARPKIEGRMHAVERAIQESEEAEWRRTNPEARARAAGLTGQLQDAVDKLQKQIDAARAAGNDAKADKLARELEGRQALLDQALKGLEEFGG; translated from the coding sequence GTGAGCAGCGACCCATGGGGCCGCGTCGACGAGACGGGGACCGTGTACGTGCGTACCGCCGACGGCGAGCAGGTCGTCGGATCGTGGCAGGCGGGAACCCCCGAAGAGGCCCTCGCCTACTTCGAGCGCAAGTATGAGGGCCTGGTCGTAGAGATCGGCCTCCTCGAACGGCGGGTCAGGACCACCGATCTGTCCGCCAAGGACGCGATGGCCGCGATCGGCCATCTGCGGCAGCAGATCGACGAGCACCACGCGGTGGGCGACCTCGACGCCCTGCGCAAGCGGCTGGACCAGCTGGTCGCCGATGTCGAGGCGCGCCGCGAGGAACGCAAGGCCCAAAAGGCGCGGCAGAGCGACGAGGCCCGGCAGGCCAAGGAGAAGCTGGTCGCCGAGGCCGAGGAGCTGGCGGCCAGCGAGCAGTGGCGGGCGGCCGGCGAGCGGCTGCGGGCCCTGGTGGACTCCTGGAAGAGCCTGCCGCGCCTGGACCGCAAGTCCGACGACGAGTTGTGGCACCGCTTCTCGCACGCCCGCTCGGCGTTCTCCAAGCGGCGCAAGGCGCACTTCGCCTCGCTGGACGCCCAGCGCGAGGAGGCCCGCAAGACCAAGGAGCGGCTGGTCGCCGAGGCCGAGGCGCTGTCCGGCTCGACGGACTGGGGGCCGACCGCGGCCCGCTACCGCGAGCTGATGGCGGACTGGAAGGCCGCGGGCCGCGCCCAGCGCGAGCACGAGGACGACCTGTGGAACCGCTTCCGCGGCGCCCAGGACATCTTCTTCCAGGCGCGCAGCGAGGTGTTCGCGGAGCGCGACGCCGAGCAGCGGGAGAACCTGACGCGCAAGGAGGAGCTGGTCGCCGAGGCCGAGAAGCTGCTGCCCGTCCAGGATCTGAAGGCGGCGCGGGCCGCGTTCCGTTCGATCAACGAGCGGTGGGAGGCCATCGGCCACGTACCGCGGGACGCCCGTCCGAAGATCGAGGGCCGGATGCACGCCGTCGAGCGGGCCATCCAGGAGTCCGAGGAAGCCGAGTGGCGGCGCACCAACCCGGAGGCGCGGGCGCGTGCGGCGGGTCTGACCGGGCAGCTCCAGGACGCGGTCGACAAGCTGCAGAAGCAGATCGACGCGGCGCGCGCGGCGGGCAACGACGCCAAGGCGGACAAGCTCGCCCGCGAGCTGGAGGGCCGGCAGGCGCTGCTGGACCAGGCCCTGAAGGGTCTTGAGGAGTTCGGCGGCTGA
- a CDS encoding peptidylprolyl isomerase, which produces MVSSDQRRRQLAREKYERQQQRRDAARRKAKRRNVIVASALAVALAAGAAAYASIGLAGGDGGTTDAAAPSPSKAADPCGKPAPGSPSKKTWKKEPEMSVDTSAAYAMKLETTCGDIGIKLDAAKAPHTVNSFSFLAGEKFFDHSKCHRLVDEGIYVLQCGDPTGTGAGTPGYTIPDENLKDPKLKGDVYPAGTVAMANRYDGKSDKTRNSGGSQFFLVYQDSKLPPNYTPFGTVTEGMDVLKKIAGAGSTPDPSTGNTAPNATVVINRATVGKS; this is translated from the coding sequence GTGGTCAGCAGCGATCAACGGCGGCGGCAGCTCGCCCGTGAGAAGTACGAGCGCCAGCAGCAGCGGCGGGACGCGGCCCGGCGCAAGGCCAAGCGCCGCAATGTGATCGTCGCGTCGGCCCTGGCGGTCGCGCTGGCCGCGGGCGCGGCGGCGTACGCCTCGATCGGGCTGGCCGGCGGCGACGGCGGCACCACGGACGCCGCGGCGCCGAGCCCGAGCAAGGCCGCCGACCCGTGCGGCAAGCCGGCCCCGGGCTCCCCCTCCAAGAAGACCTGGAAGAAGGAGCCGGAGATGTCCGTCGACACCTCCGCCGCCTACGCGATGAAGCTGGAGACGACCTGCGGCGACATAGGGATCAAGCTGGACGCCGCGAAGGCGCCGCACACCGTCAACTCCTTCAGTTTCCTGGCGGGCGAGAAGTTCTTCGACCACAGCAAGTGCCACCGCCTGGTCGACGAGGGCATCTACGTCCTGCAGTGCGGTGACCCGACCGGCACCGGCGCGGGCACGCCCGGCTACACGATCCCGGACGAGAACCTGAAGGACCCGAAGCTCAAGGGCGACGTCTATCCGGCGGGCACGGTCGCGATGGCCAACCGCTACGACGGCAAGAGCGACAAGACCCGCAACAGCGGCGGCAGCCAGTTCTTCCTCGTCTACCAGGACAGCAAGCTGCCCCCGAACTACACGCCCTTCGGCACCGTCACCGAGGGCATGGACGTCCTGAAGAAGATCGCCGGGGCGGGCTCGACGCCCGATCCGTCGACGGGCAACACCGCGCCCAACGCGACGGTGGTGATCAACCGGGCGACGGTCGGGAAATCCTGA